The following proteins are co-located in the Podarcis raffonei isolate rPodRaf1 chromosome 5, rPodRaf1.pri, whole genome shotgun sequence genome:
- the RPL22L1 gene encoding 60S ribosomal protein L22-like 1 — translation MAPQKDKKLKKSTCKYSLDLTHPVEDGIFDSGNFEQFLKEKVKVNGKTGNLGNVVHIERFKNKITVTSERQFSKRYLKYLTKKYLKKNNLRDWLRVVASDKETYELRYFQISHDDEGSEAEE, via the exons ATGGCGCCG CAAAAGGACAAGAAACTGAAAAAATCAACTTGCAAGTATAGCCTTGACCTCACCCATCCTGTAGAAGATGGAATATTTGATTCAGGAAATTTT GAACAGTTCCTGAAGGAAAAAGTTAAGGTCAATGGAAAAACTGGAaacttgggaaatgtagttcataTTGAacgctttaaaaacaaaatcacagtGACATCTGAAAGGCAGTTCTCAAAAAG GTACCTTAAGTATCTCACAAAGAAGTATCTCAAGAAGAACAATCTCCGTGACTGGCTGCGCGTGGTTGCGTCTGACAAGGAGACCTACGAACTGCGTTATTTCCAGATTAGCCATGATGACGAAGGGTCTGAAGCCGAGGAGTAG